The genomic region GTGCTTTGCCTGGGGCCGCGACGGCTGCGGTAAAGACTGGTATCTCCAATGCCAGCCTGTCGGCCAAAGTCGGCGACTTAGGTCAGATTGAAGAGCTCTATATCAACAACAATCCTACCAATAAACAGGGGAAGCCAATCAATTTCGTCCTGCCTAACACTACATCGCCGCAGAATGGTACCCAGCACCAATGGATGGGGGAACTGATCTTCTCTTACCGTACGGGTGCCAATGGACAATTCCCTGATAACAGGGACGGCTTTGTAGAAGTTGATACCAATAAAACATTGGCTGCCGGGGGATCTACACAAGTCTCGACCATTAATCCGGATAACCCCTATATGAACAAGACCGCATCAGCAGACGGCAAGAAGGTAGAAGTCAACTTTATTGGACAGAACCTGAATTCTACAGACCAGCGGGTAATGAAGGGCTTCGATGTGAAATCCGTTTTTGATATGGAAACCGATGATGGTTCAATGCTTTGGGAAATTACGGTGAAGAACAAAAGCAATCAGTATATCGAATTCGGGGATATCGGCTTGCCGATGCCTTGGAATAATAAATATCAGACCTTATCCGATACCTATGATGACCGTGTGACGGTTCATAATTTCGCAGGTGCTGACAGTGGGTATTCTTATGCCATCCGCACCAGTGGTGAGGGGAACTTCATGCTCTTCACTCCGGTGCCGGAGAGCGGCGCTCGAATCGAGTATGTGGATTATTGGATGCATGAAGCAGGAGAGCGACGTGCTGCAGATACCTTTAAGAACTGGACAGGAGACAGTGGCGGCTGGTATCCAGGGCTGAACGTGCTCTATATTCACTCCAAAGAAATCCAGAAAACGGGACGCGGATACTTCACTGATGCTTCCAGCCTCGTCCTAGGACCGGATGAGTCCAAGACGTATAAGTTCAAATTCTCAGCAGTCCGTGGAGGAGACAACACGCCACAGGAAAGTGCCCAAAGCCCAAATAACAGTTCGACCTCGATGGAAGACCGTGAAGCCAATCTGCGGTCCATCCTATATAAATCAGGCATGATTGATGCCGTAGCGGTGCCGGGCTTCCAGACTGCAATCAATATGCCTGTCAAGCTAGACCTGCACTATGACGACAATATCGTTGATGTACAATCCATCGATATTCAAAATGTGGCAGAGAATGATCCGTTTGATGAAGCGCATATTCCGGATATCAAGCCTGGGAAGAGCAGAAAGGAAATGGTTGACAACTCGCGGGCCGGACGTGGACTGTCTGACGGGAACCCTGGCTACAACGAGTCGGTTGAGTTTGTGGAGACCAAGATCGTAAATGGTGAACAGCATCACATCTATTCGCTTCAGTTTGATTCGATCGGCAATAACAGCGTGCGTATCGAATATAAGCTGAAGGACGGCAACGAATGGGTGGATAAATTCACTCAATTTGAATTTAATGTTCTAGCCGAGCTGGATGCAATCTCGGATGCCCATTCCGAATTCATGGTCCAGCAAACACAGGATAAGAACCCGGAAAGTCCGACTTATGGTAACTATTTCGACTGGTATCTTACAAGTGGCATCGATCTCAATACAAGCCATTGGGGGGATGACTGGAGCCATGATAACATCAACTTCATGACGATGAAGAACTATCTGGCTCCAAGTCCCGATGAAATTCGCTCTATCGAGACATACCTGATTGATTTCATGTGGGAACGATACATGAAGAATACGCAGGATAGCTACATCGTTGCGAACTGGCTGAAAGATTCTGGAGCGTACACCGACAAAGATAAGCCTTATACACGTACGTTCTCCGAAATCATGGAAGCTACCGGATTTTTCAACATGTACCGGATTCAGAAGGCTTATCCTAATCTGATCGAGTACCGGGAATCGCCTCAGTTTTATCTGGAGAAAGCTTATAACATCTACTATAAGCGTGTTTCCACCGGGGCCATCGGATTCTATGGCGAGCAGCAAATCCCGCATATGATTGAAGCACTGAAGGAAGAGGGGATGCAGACCGAGTCAGCCAATCTGCAGAAAAAGTTCGCCCTCGACAAGGGACGGAATATGACTAGAGCCACTTATCCTTACGGGTCGGAATTTGAATATGACAATACTGGCGAAGAAGGGGCTTATGCAGCAGCGAAAGCACTGCGCACGTACTATCCAGCAGACGCACTTACAGGTGCAGCAGAGAAAAGTATGGAAATGGCCGATTGGAAAACACGTGCCATGCGCGGGATTCAGCCTACCTGGTTCCATTATTCCGTGCCCGTTTTCCGCGGCGGTGAAGGCTGGTGGAATTTCCAATATACTGCGTCTTTGGCAGGATACATTATGGATGACTGGTTAAGGTATGAGAATGATGGCAGATCGGTGGAGCAGAAGGCCATTGCACAGCAGCGAAATTATGCCGCGAAGATTTCGAATTTCAATGCCGTCAATATGGGACAGATTTCGGCTAATTCAGTTGGCAGTACCTCTTGGAGATATTCGATGTATAAAGGAGGTACAGGTACGAAGGACGTATACGATGGCGGCTCACGCGTCATGAGTAACGGCTGGAATGATTTTTCGGGTGAATCTGAAGAAGGCCTCTATGGTTCCCTTCTCAGCATCAGCTCTGATATTGTTACAGATCCGATATTCGGGTTGTTTGGTTATGGAGCGCTGGTGAGTGACGAAGGAGACAGCTACAACATTACGCCGAAAGACGGTTTCGGCAAACGGATCAATCTGATCGATGAGAAAATCTATTTGGAGCTGGAAAGTGATAAAGTAGAAAGCGCGCAAATTCAAAAAGATGGTAAGGGTTTTACACTTCAGCTCCTGAATCCATCAGGGAAAGAGCATACTTCACGGATTTTGTTTGATGGAGTGGGGATGGAGAATGGCTACTATACCATGAAGCTGGATGGTGCAGCTGCCGGACAGTTCTATGTTCAGAACAATGAAGGCGTTGCCATGTTTCAGATGGGTAGCGTGCAGCGTGCTGAATTGATCATTGAAAAGTCAGCCGGCGGCGAAAATGAAGCTCCGCAAATTACTGTAGAGCTGGCGACACAACATCCACAGGCGTTAATTCCATTTATGCTGAATGGGATTGTAACCGATGATGGCGCGCCTAAAGGGACTCTATCTTATCAATGGGAAGTGGTCAGCGCTCCGGAAGGCGGCAAGCTAACCTTTACTCATCCGAAAGCAAGCATTACACAGGCTACGGGTACCAAAGCAGGTTCGTATACGGTTAAGCTTAGTGCAAGTGATGGACAACTGATTGGCTCCAGCCAAATCATCATCGAGCTGGCTTCACCGCCGGATAAACAGCCTCCAGCAATTGGCCAAGTGACTGCGGTTCAGGATGTTTCCAATAACAGTATCGTAGTATTGTCAGGGGAGGCCATTCCTGACCCTGTGCATAGCGAGGCAGAAGAACCCCAGTTGAAGTACACTTGGGCCGTCAAGCAAAAGCCTGAAGGTTCAGCGGACATTTCATTTGTGGATGGTGACAAAGCAGCAGCCTATGCGCGTGTAAGTACGGCAGGCACCTACACGTTTACCTTCAGTGCGGCAGACGGAGATAAGAAGGCCAGCAAGGATATAACGATAGAGATCAAGGAAGATACCGTTGACGTTTACCGGGCATTAAGCGTAGTGACCAAGAAGGATATTGAACCAGAACTTCCTAGACAAATCTATATTTTGTCAGAGGAAGGGTATCTAGAGCAGGAAATCACTTGGGATGCTATTGATCCAAGCAGCTATGCTAGTGTAGGCCAATTAGAAGCCAGAGGAACGGTCAATGGAAGTGCTTTGGAGGTATGGGCTACCGTACATGTCGTGAATACTGAGCTGCAAAATGCGGCGCTGACAGCCAAGGCTTCCGCTAGCTTCTCTGGTGGCGACGGATATCCGGAAGCGATGAATAACGGCATTGAACCTAAAAGCTCGGCAGATTTCTCTCCGAACCGAGGTGCCCCCAACAGTGCTTGGCATAACTGGGGTAGAGAAGGAGATCCAGCATGGGTGACGTATGAATGGGATCAGCCATTCCTGGCCTCATCCATGGATGTATATGTATTTCAAGACGGCGGCGGGAACTTCCGTCCGAAGGATATGCAGCTTATGCTTCGCGGCGAAGATGGGAAATGGTATACCCCGCGGGACATAAAGGGATTGGGCAATGAACTTAATAAATACAATACAACGACCTTTGAGCCAGCCTATATTACAGGTGTTCGTATGGACATGAAGCCTTCCGTTAATGGCAGTGGCATTCTGGAATGGAAGGTATACGGCTATACCGGAGCGGTAGATAAGACAGAACTGATCAAGGTCTATAACTATGTAAATACATTAAATGCTTCAAACCTTGCAGATCCAGGTCTTGCGCCAATCGAAGTGGCGAAGACAGAAGCATCTGCTGTGATCAAGAATATGAATGCCACAGACGAGGAAATTGCCCTGGCGCTCGAGAAGTTGCTGACGGATTTACGACTGCTGAGTCCGAATGACGGCAATATGGCTTTCCTCGCGAATGCTTCTTCCAGCTACACCTCACCTTGGGAGAGTCTGGCGGCAGTGAACGATGGAAGGAAGGATAGCAACAACATTTCGCATTGGGGAACCTGGGGTCATGAAGGCGCAGAGGAGTGGGTGCAATATGAATGGCCGCAGGGTACATCTATCCGGAGTTCGAATTTGGTGCTGTGGTCAGATGGCGGCGGAATCAAGCCGCCTACCCAAATTGTATATTCCTACATCCCGGCGGATAGCGCAACTGATGAATGGGTAACAGCGGGTAAGGTTACGGAGGGAATCAAAGTGGTTGAACATACTCCAGCGGAATCCTCCAATCCTTACACGTTTGACTCGGTGCTGAATGTAAAGGCAGTGCGGGTTACCCTGACCAAACAATCGCGGGCAGGCGATAACGGTGTAGGCCTATGGGAATGGGAAGTTCACCAGGCCATACCCAGTCCTGATCGTGAGGCTCCAGTAACACCGGCCGGTGTGGCACCGTCCATTCCTGATGGAGATGACGGCAAACTGATCGGTGTGACAACAGAAATGGAGTATAGGAAGGAAGGCGAAGAAGAATATATTGCAATTGCAGGAATTGAGGTCACAGGTCTCACCGCCGGTAAATATTATGTCCGGTATATGAAGAACGGTTCGCTGAGCGCCAGCCTGGATAAAGAAGTCGTTATTCCGGAAGGGCAGACTCAGGAGCAGGCTTCACCCGATGCGAGTGGGTGGGTGATCTCACACGCCAATTCGGATACCGGCTTAAAAGGCATAATTGAGGGCTTGGATGATACGATGGAACACCGGAAGCTGGGCGAAGAGGACTACACGCCTGTTACAGGTTCAAGTATCAACGATCTGGAGCCTGGCAGCTATCAGATCCGGTATGCAGCCACAGAGAGCCTAAAGGCAAGTCCGCCGGTAACCGTGGACATTCGCAATGAAACCAAGGCAGATAGAGAGGCACCAACAGCGGAAGGACTCGTCATTACACCGCCTACAGCGGCAGGCTGGAATGATGGCAGAATTGAAAATGTGACTGTCGATATGGAGTACCGAAAAGCGGATCAAGGTGGTTACATGCCGGTTAGTGGAACCAGCATTGAAGGCCTAGAGGCCGGCAGCTACGAGCTCCGGTACGCCGGGACGGATATGAGCAATCCAAGTCCTGCTATCCTGATCGTCGTACCTGACGGAACCAAGCAGGAGCAAAGTCCGCCGTCCAGTGCAGAGGTCAAGGCTGTAAATGTCCGTGCAGCCGGGGCCAAGGATGGTAAGATCACTGGTGTAAGTCCTGTAATGGAATATCGGCAAGTAGGAGTGAACGCTGGCA from Paenibacillus sp. FSL R5-0341 harbors:
- a CDS encoding DUF5695 domain-containing protein, which translates into the protein MTMISKKWKPLMIALLLAFSSLPLQVSALPGAATAAVKTGISNASLSAKVGDLGQIEELYINNNPTNKQGKPINFVLPNTTSPQNGTQHQWMGELIFSYRTGANGQFPDNRDGFVEVDTNKTLAAGGSTQVSTINPDNPYMNKTASADGKKVEVNFIGQNLNSTDQRVMKGFDVKSVFDMETDDGSMLWEITVKNKSNQYIEFGDIGLPMPWNNKYQTLSDTYDDRVTVHNFAGADSGYSYAIRTSGEGNFMLFTPVPESGARIEYVDYWMHEAGERRAADTFKNWTGDSGGWYPGLNVLYIHSKEIQKTGRGYFTDASSLVLGPDESKTYKFKFSAVRGGDNTPQESAQSPNNSSTSMEDREANLRSILYKSGMIDAVAVPGFQTAINMPVKLDLHYDDNIVDVQSIDIQNVAENDPFDEAHIPDIKPGKSRKEMVDNSRAGRGLSDGNPGYNESVEFVETKIVNGEQHHIYSLQFDSIGNNSVRIEYKLKDGNEWVDKFTQFEFNVLAELDAISDAHSEFMVQQTQDKNPESPTYGNYFDWYLTSGIDLNTSHWGDDWSHDNINFMTMKNYLAPSPDEIRSIETYLIDFMWERYMKNTQDSYIVANWLKDSGAYTDKDKPYTRTFSEIMEATGFFNMYRIQKAYPNLIEYRESPQFYLEKAYNIYYKRVSTGAIGFYGEQQIPHMIEALKEEGMQTESANLQKKFALDKGRNMTRATYPYGSEFEYDNTGEEGAYAAAKALRTYYPADALTGAAEKSMEMADWKTRAMRGIQPTWFHYSVPVFRGGEGWWNFQYTASLAGYIMDDWLRYENDGRSVEQKAIAQQRNYAAKISNFNAVNMGQISANSVGSTSWRYSMYKGGTGTKDVYDGGSRVMSNGWNDFSGESEEGLYGSLLSISSDIVTDPIFGLFGYGALVSDEGDSYNITPKDGFGKRINLIDEKIYLELESDKVESAQIQKDGKGFTLQLLNPSGKEHTSRILFDGVGMENGYYTMKLDGAAAGQFYVQNNEGVAMFQMGSVQRAELIIEKSAGGENEAPQITVELATQHPQALIPFMLNGIVTDDGAPKGTLSYQWEVVSAPEGGKLTFTHPKASITQATGTKAGSYTVKLSASDGQLIGSSQIIIELASPPDKQPPAIGQVTAVQDVSNNSIVVLSGEAIPDPVHSEAEEPQLKYTWAVKQKPEGSADISFVDGDKAAAYARVSTAGTYTFTFSAADGDKKASKDITIEIKEDTVDVYRALSVVTKKDIEPELPRQIYILSEEGYLEQEITWDAIDPSSYASVGQLEARGTVNGSALEVWATVHVVNTELQNAALTAKASASFSGGDGYPEAMNNGIEPKSSADFSPNRGAPNSAWHNWGREGDPAWVTYEWDQPFLASSMDVYVFQDGGGNFRPKDMQLMLRGEDGKWYTPRDIKGLGNELNKYNTTTFEPAYITGVRMDMKPSVNGSGILEWKVYGYTGAVDKTELIKVYNYVNTLNASNLADPGLAPIEVAKTEASAVIKNMNATDEEIALALEKLLTDLRLLSPNDGNMAFLANASSSYTSPWESLAAVNDGRKDSNNISHWGTWGHEGAEEWVQYEWPQGTSIRSSNLVLWSDGGGIKPPTQIVYSYIPADSATDEWVTAGKVTEGIKVVEHTPAESSNPYTFDSVLNVKAVRVTLTKQSRAGDNGVGLWEWEVHQAIPSPDREAPVTPAGVAPSIPDGDDGKLIGVTTEMEYRKEGEEEYIAIAGIEVTGLTAGKYYVRYMKNGSLSASLDKEVVIPEGQTQEQASPDASGWVISHANSDTGLKGIIEGLDDTMEHRKLGEEDYTPVTGSSINDLEPGSYQIRYAATESLKASPPVTVDIRNETKADREAPTAEGLVITPPTAAGWNDGRIENVTVDMEYRKADQGGYMPVSGTSIEGLEAGSYELRYAGTDMSNPSPAILIVVPDGTKQEQSPPSSAEVKAVNVRAAGAKDGKITGVSPVMEYRQVGVNAGSWNAITGTEVTGLGNGIYEVRYKETATQYASQSLTVVISNPVINPKPTETPPSTDAPVSVTTPSPAPENIKVEGNWIKIVAPKTDTKTGKAKGAPIRQEDLNKALEHVKASSSNIKTIMVGIPKAEGANSYAVDLPAAALTAAHTNIKIEINTEFGTVAVPSNLLKYVSGAKNVELSLSRLDTVKLHSDVKSVIASRPVIAFAVQLDGEEMATLNAPVEIRLPYTPDVEELANSKYLTVSYVAANSTFVQLLNGKYDSALQAMVFPAANTGQYAVVYTKKFFNDVIKDSWYTPAVETMASKGIIDGTSATSFSPGQKVTRGEYLAWLVRTLDLKAELNTTFSDMKRTDLYYEEIGIAKALGIALGSNGSFYPETEIARQDLAVLTMRALRAVGKTEQTPSAEDLKKFTDAANVAKYAVDDMAAMVRMGFINGRSNVTLSPGGTTTRAEAAQVLYKIFLQL